In one window of Nakamurella alba DNA:
- a CDS encoding GntR family transcriptional regulator codes for MDPQPGHLRTIGLREQAIARLRHDLVTGRLEPDRIYSASAIAVEMGVSNSPVREALLALVSEGLLEPVRNRGYRIAPQTQKDQHDIYELRLDLEVPAMHRVAVGGLIAGREQEFRALAADIVAFEAQGDLVTYLEVDRRFHLGLLELLGNKHLVNLVANLRDRTRQYGIRSLSARGMLSASAAEHLPLCEAVVAGDGPLAELLMHQHLQHIIGDWHGT; via the coding sequence GTGGACCCGCAGCCCGGCCATCTCCGGACGATCGGCCTGCGCGAGCAGGCGATCGCCCGGCTCCGGCACGACCTCGTCACCGGCCGGCTCGAGCCGGACCGCATCTACTCGGCCTCGGCGATCGCCGTCGAGATGGGCGTGTCGAACAGCCCCGTGCGGGAGGCGCTGCTGGCACTGGTCAGCGAGGGCCTGCTGGAGCCGGTCCGCAACCGCGGTTACCGCATCGCACCGCAGACACAGAAGGACCAGCACGACATCTACGAGCTGCGACTGGATCTCGAGGTCCCAGCCATGCACCGGGTGGCGGTCGGCGGGCTGATCGCCGGCCGGGAGCAGGAGTTCCGGGCGCTGGCCGCCGACATCGTCGCCTTCGAGGCGCAGGGCGACCTGGTGACCTACCTGGAGGTGGACCGCCGGTTCCACCTCGGGCTGCTCGAGCTGCTCGGCAACAAACACCTGGTCAACCTGGTGGCGAACCTGCGGGACCGCACCCGGCAGTACGGGATCCGGTCGCTGTCCGCCCGCGGCATGCTCAGCGCTTCCGCGGCCGAGCACCTCCCGCTCTGCGAGGCCGTCGTCGCGGGCGACGGTCCGCTCGCCGAACTCCTGATGCACCAGCACCTGCAGCACATCATCGGGGACTGGCACGGGACCTGA
- a CDS encoding mandelate racemase/muconate lactonizing enzyme family protein translates to MKITAVDCFGYRLGYAHGEYVMSGGRAAVEQTGTIVRLRTDEGLEGWGEVTPLGATYLPAFTDGIRAAIGLLAPHLIGADPTNISGINRMMDAVLLGQGFAKSPIDIACWDLLGRSVGRPVADLLGGVLQPDFPLYEAVPLGTPDSMADFVARRQAAGINRFQLKVGNDPLEDAARTRAAVEAADPRTIVIADSNGGWNLLDARRAYRAMADLPVYVEQPCRTTEDCALAAAGSSLPLVLDESVCVPEDIFRAKQAGASSVNLKISRVGGLTAAARARDLMQSLNLMVSIEDTWGGDIVSAAVSHIAASTRPESLLMTSFFNDWTDGHVAGYLPRSVDGRGSAPTGPGLGIDVDTTAFPPALFTIA, encoded by the coding sequence GTGAAGATCACCGCCGTCGATTGCTTCGGATACCGACTCGGCTACGCCCACGGCGAGTACGTGATGTCCGGCGGGCGGGCCGCGGTGGAGCAGACCGGCACCATCGTGCGGCTACGGACCGACGAGGGCCTGGAGGGCTGGGGCGAGGTGACACCGCTCGGCGCCACCTACCTGCCGGCCTTCACCGACGGGATCCGGGCGGCGATCGGCCTGCTGGCCCCGCACCTGATCGGCGCCGACCCGACCAACATCTCCGGCATCAATCGGATGATGGACGCGGTGCTGCTCGGCCAGGGCTTCGCCAAGAGCCCGATCGACATCGCCTGCTGGGACCTGCTCGGCCGGTCCGTCGGCCGCCCGGTCGCAGATCTGCTGGGAGGCGTGCTGCAGCCGGACTTCCCGCTGTACGAGGCGGTCCCGCTCGGCACCCCGGACTCCATGGCCGACTTCGTTGCCAGGCGACAAGCGGCCGGCATCAACAGGTTCCAGCTGAAGGTCGGCAACGACCCGCTGGAGGACGCCGCCCGCACCCGGGCCGCCGTCGAAGCAGCCGATCCACGGACGATCGTCATCGCCGACTCCAACGGCGGCTGGAACCTGCTGGACGCCCGCCGGGCCTACCGGGCGATGGCCGACCTGCCGGTGTACGTCGAGCAGCCGTGCCGGACGACCGAGGACTGCGCGCTCGCAGCCGCCGGGTCGTCCCTGCCCCTGGTGCTGGACGAGTCGGTCTGCGTCCCGGAGGACATCTTCCGCGCCAAGCAGGCCGGTGCGTCGTCCGTCAACCTGAAGATCAGCCGGGTCGGCGGGTTGACCGCCGCGGCCCGGGCCCGCGACCTCATGCAGTCGCTGAACTTGATGGTCTCGATCGAGGACACCTGGGGCGGCGACATCGTCTCGGCGGCGGTCAGTCACATCGCCGCCAGCACCCGGCCGGAGAGCCTGCTCATGACCTCCTTCTTCAACGACTGGACCGACGGGCACGTCGCCGGGTACCTGCCGCGGTCCGTGGACGGCCGCGGATCGGCGCCGACCGGTCCCGGGTTGGGCATCGACGTCGACACCACCGCTTTCCCGCCGGCCCTGTTCACGATCGCCTGA